The genome window CACAGGGTGCGGCTACCGCTCCCGCCCGTGACCTCGCTGGCCACCGCCTCGGCCACCTGGTGCGGGTACACGGACATCGGCGCCGGGCTCATGCCCTCGGTCATACGCCCGATGACAAAGCCCGGCCGGGCCGTGATCAACCGCAGCGGGCCGCCGTGCAGGCGATCCGCCAGCCCCTGGCAGAAGGCATCCAGCCCGGCCTTGGTGGAGCCGTAGACGTAGTTGGCGCGCCGGGCCCGCCACCCCGCGATCGAGGAGAAGGCCACCATGCTGCCGCGCTCCATCACCTCCGCGAGCACGGTGAGCGCCACCACCTGTGCGGTGTAATCCACGGTGGCAATCTGCGCGGCGTGGTGCTCGTCGGTTTCCGCGCGGGACTGCTCCCCGAGGATCCCAAAGCACACCAGGGCGATCTCGGGCGGTCCAGCCAGGCGGGCGGCCTCCTCGATCACGGCGCGGTGGGAGGGGAGGTCGGTGGCGTCGAAAAAGAGCGTGTCCACGCCTCGGGCTCCGGCGTCGATAAGCCGCTGGGTGTCCAGGGCCTCGGGGCGGCGGGCGGCCAAGATTACGCGGCGGCCCCGGCATAGGCGCACGGCGAGTTCCCCGCCGATCTCGCTGGTGGCTCCCAGGACAAGGAGCGGCCCGCTCATCGCAGGGTCCTCGGCTGGGTGTTCAGCCGCTCGCATCCTTCGGAGGTGACCACCACGATGTCCTCGATCCGC of Corynebacterium sp. 21KM1197 contains these proteins:
- a CDS encoding SDR family oxidoreductase encodes the protein MSGPLLVLGATSEIGGELAVRLCRGRRVILAARRPEALDTQRLIDAGARGVDTLFFDATDLPSHRAVIEEAARLAGPPEIALVCFGILGEQSRAETDEHHAAQIATVDYTAQVVALTVLAEVMERGSMVAFSSIAGWRARRANYVYGSTKAGLDAFCQGLADRLHGGPLRLITARPGFVIGRMTEGMSPAPMSVYPHQVAEAVASEVTGGSGSRTLWIPGRLRFLAYIMRLVPRPLWRRMPR